A single genomic interval of Sinorhizobium garamanticum harbors:
- the mnmA gene encoding tRNA 2-thiouridine(34) synthase MnmA, which yields MNSLDFDRKPEDTRVVVAMSGGVDSSVVAGLLKREGYDVLGITLQLYDHGAAVHRAGSCCAGQDIDDARRVCETLGIPHYVLDYEARFRETVINPFAESYIAGETPIPCVACNQTVKFADLLATAKELGADALATGHYIRSRPSPNPRYLGQRALYRPTDAERDQSYFLFATTQEQIDYLRFPLGGLSKAETRALAEDMGLIVAKKADSQDICFVPQGKYSDIVSKLKPNAALAGEIVHLDGRVLGSHDGILHYTIGQRRGIGVATGEPLYVVYLDARSRRVIVGPKEALETRRVYLRDVNWLGDEELEQAAVRGFDCFAKVRSTRQPMAAVLKSDADGLHVELAEGEAGVAPGQACALYSGTGEDARVYGGGFIRKSEREPGAEAALKALLQAPAAA from the coding sequence GTGAACAGTCTCGATTTTGACCGCAAGCCCGAAGATACGCGCGTCGTCGTCGCCATGTCCGGCGGCGTCGATTCCTCCGTCGTGGCGGGGCTGCTCAAACGCGAGGGCTATGACGTACTCGGCATCACGCTGCAGCTCTATGATCACGGTGCGGCGGTGCATCGCGCCGGTTCCTGCTGCGCCGGCCAGGACATCGATGACGCGCGGCGCGTCTGCGAGACGCTTGGCATTCCGCATTATGTGCTGGATTATGAAGCGCGCTTCCGCGAAACGGTGATCAATCCCTTCGCCGAAAGCTATATCGCCGGCGAGACGCCGATCCCCTGCGTTGCCTGCAACCAGACGGTCAAGTTCGCCGATCTGCTGGCGACCGCCAAGGAACTCGGTGCCGATGCGCTCGCCACCGGCCACTACATTCGTTCGCGGCCGAGCCCGAACCCGCGTTACTTGGGGCAGCGCGCGCTCTACCGGCCGACGGATGCCGAGCGGGACCAGAGCTATTTCCTGTTTGCGACCACGCAAGAACAGATCGACTACCTGCGCTTCCCCCTGGGCGGCCTTTCCAAGGCCGAGACGCGGGCGCTGGCCGAAGACATGGGCCTGATCGTCGCCAAGAAGGCCGACAGCCAGGACATCTGCTTCGTGCCGCAGGGCAAATACAGCGACATCGTCTCGAAGCTGAAGCCGAATGCGGCGCTTGCCGGCGAGATCGTCCACCTCGACGGCCGCGTGCTCGGCAGCCACGATGGCATTCTGCACTACACGATCGGCCAGCGGCGCGGCATCGGGGTCGCCACCGGCGAACCGCTTTACGTCGTTTATCTCGACGCCCGCTCGCGCCGCGTCATCGTCGGCCCGAAGGAGGCGCTGGAGACGCGCCGCGTCTATCTGCGCGACGTCAACTGGCTGGGTGACGAGGAGCTTGAGCAGGCAGCCGTCCGCGGCTTCGACTGCTTCGCCAAGGTGCGCTCCACCCGACAGCCGATGGCAGCAGTCCTGAAAAGCGATGCCGACGGCCTTCATGTCGAGCTTGCCGAAGGGGAGGCGGGCGTCGCGCCCGGCCAGGCCTGCGCCCTCTATTCCGGCACCGGCGAAGACGCGCGCGTCTATGGCGGCGGCTTCATTCGCAAATCCGAGCGCGAGCCCGGCGCGGAAGCGGCACTCAAGGCGCTTTTGCAGGCGCCGGCGGCGGCTTGA